In one window of Macrotis lagotis isolate mMagLag1 chromosome 5, bilby.v1.9.chrom.fasta, whole genome shotgun sequence DNA:
- the LOC141489088 gene encoding LOW QUALITY PROTEIN: uncharacterized protein LOC141489088 (The sequence of the model RefSeq protein was modified relative to this genomic sequence to represent the inferred CDS: inserted 1 base in 1 codon), which translates to MALDSMLRERAQDPAFHQDGSMEEKEEVTFGFLTAKFQGSVMFEDVAVDFTREEWRHLDSAQRSLYREVMLENYENLISLGLPVSKLDVISLLERGEAPWRPERGGPRCFCPESFIEDNTVTSRDSLLIQTICKEESSKKRLPKDPVQCSKLREAREDGSNLNKLRSIQERPSKQVAIMPRTTFNKGSMSQGNNLGRNFSLGSVLGALWKEGMEKRFYKYKTLGKSFRDFSDLNVYNRSSLEKTLGRCSLGSKPFSYSSDLIKFHRIHSKEKLHEDNEYEKAFDRRQNVTGPQRIDTGEKHYEHNPYEKAFRPKEILNKHKKFHTGMKLFECTECGKSFRXIHTGEKPFECIECGKGFSQRANLVRHQRTHTGVKPFKCNDCGKTFSQRGQLIYHQRIHTGEKPFECSECGKCFSRRAILITHQRIHTGEKPFACNECGKAFSESKVLKSHQRIHTGEKPFECKECGKAFSQRGLLIYHQRIHTGVKPFECNECGKAFIESQVLKSHQRIHTGEKPFECSECGKGFSQRGHLIRHQRTHTGVKPFECNECQKAFSQRGNLIYHQRIHTGEKPFECGECGKGFRQRAVLITHQRTHTGVKPFECNECGKGFSQRGHLIRHQRTHTGVKPFKCNECGKGFSQSGHLIKHQKTHTGAKHFECDEFLQEQVIPK; encoded by the exons ATGGCCTTGGACTCAATGCTTAGGGAGAGAG CTCAAGACCCTGCTTTTCACCAAGACGGCAGcatggaggaaaaggaagaagtgaCTTTTGGGTTCCTCACAGCCAAGTTTCAG GGATCGGTGATGTTTGaggatgtggctgtggacttTACCCGGGAGGAGTGGAGACACCTGGATTCTGCTCAGAGGAGCCTctacagggaggtgatgctagaAAACTATGAGAACCTCATCTCCCTCG GGCTTCCAGtttccaaattggatgtgatctCCCTGTTGGAGAGAGGAGAAGCCCCATGGAGGCCTGAGCGGGGAGGCCCAAGATGCTTCTGTCCAG AATCCTTTATTGAGGATAACACAGTTACAAGCAGAGATTCCCTTCTGATACAAACTATTTGCAAGGAAGAATCATCCAAGAAAAGATTGCCAAAGGATCCTGTCCAGTGTTCAAAGCTTAGAGAAGCTAGAGAAGATGGTAGTAATTTAAATAAACTAAGAAGTATCCAGGAAAGACCATCCAAACAAGTAGCAATCATGCCCAGAACAACTTTTAATAAAGGGAGTATGTCTCAGGGTAATAATCTAGGGAGAAATTTTAGTCTGGGCTCAGTCTTGGGTGCATTGTGGAAAGAAGGTATGGAGAAACGTTTCTACAAGTATAAGACACTTGGAAAGAGCTTCAGGGATTTTTCAGACCTGAATGTGTATAATAGATCCTCTTTAGAAAAAACCTTGGGTAGGTGTAGCTTGGGCTCGAAGCCCTTCAGTTACAGCTCAGATCTAATTAAATTTCATAGAATTCATAGTAAAGAAAAACTGCATGAAGACAATGAatatgaaaaagcctttgacagaAGACAAAATGTCACTGGCCCTCAGAGAATTGATACTGGAGAAAAACATTATGAACATAATCCATATGAGAAAGCCTTCAGGCCCAAGGAAATCTTGAATAAACATAAGAAATTTCATACTGGAATGAAACTCTTTGAATGTACTGAATGCGGAAAGTCCTTCA gaatccacactggagagaagccttttGAATGTATTGAGTGTGGGAAAGGCTTCAGCCAGAGAGCCAACCTTGTGAGGCATCAGAGAACTCACACTGGAGTGAAACCCTTTAAATGTAATGACTGTGGGAAAACCTTTAGTCAAAGGGGACAGCTTATTtatcatcagagaatccatactggagaaaaaccctttGAGTGCAGTGAATGTGGGAAATGCTTCAGCCGGAGGGCAATCCTTATTactcatcagagaattcacactggagaaaaaccttttgcatgtaatgaatgtgggaaagccttcagtgAGAGTAAGGTACTCAAAAgccatcagagaattcacactggagaaaaacccttTGAATGTAAGGAGTGTGGGAAAGCCTTTAGTCAGAGGGGGCTGCTTATTTATCAccagagaatccatactggagtgaaaccctttgaatgtaatgaatgtgggaaagccttcattGAGAGTCAAGTATTGAAAAgccatcagagaattcatactggagagaaaccttttgaatgcaGTGAATGTGGCAAAGGCTTCAGCCAAAGGGGCCATCTTATTAGACACCAGAGAACCCATACCGGGGTgaaaccctttgaatgtaatgaatgccAGAAAGCTTTCAGTCAGAGAGGAAACCTCATTTATCATCAGAGAAtacatactggagagaagcccttTGAATGTGGTGAATGTGGGAAAGGCTTCAGACAGAGGGCTGTCCTTATCACCCATCAGAGAACTCATACTGGAGTAaaaccctttgaatgtaatgaatgtggaaaaggaTTCAGCCAGAGAGGACACCTCATTAGACATCAAAGAACCCATACCGGAGTGAAACCctttaaatgtaatgaatgtgggaaaggctTTAGCCAGAGTGGACATCTTATTAAACATCAGAAAACTCATACTGGAGCAAAACATTTTGAATGTGATGAATTCCTTCAAGAACAGGTTATCCCAAAATag